The following are encoded in a window of Massilia sp. R2A-15 genomic DNA:
- a CDS encoding HAD family phosphatase — MNKLALFDLDHTLLPLDSDYEWGQFLVRTGAVDADAFKRANDEFFAQYQAGTLDPVEYLEFALGTLARFPRAQLDEMHRQFMREVIEPAITPQARALIQKHLDAGDLVAIVTATNAFVTAPIAAALGVEHLIAAVPEEDEHGNLTGKLVGVPTSGAGKVTHTHAWLEKIGKPLSAFESSHFYSDSHNDIPLLSVVTHPVATNPNVALATHATTLGWPSLYLFND, encoded by the coding sequence ATGAACAAGCTGGCCCTGTTCGACCTTGACCACACGCTGCTGCCGCTCGACTCCGACTACGAGTGGGGCCAGTTCCTTGTGCGCACCGGCGCCGTGGACGCCGACGCCTTCAAGCGCGCCAACGACGAATTCTTCGCGCAGTACCAGGCCGGCACGCTCGATCCGGTCGAATACCTCGAATTCGCGCTCGGCACGCTGGCGCGCTTCCCGCGCGCCCAGCTGGACGAAATGCACCGCCAGTTCATGCGCGAAGTAATCGAGCCTGCCATCACCCCGCAGGCGCGCGCGCTGATCCAGAAACACCTGGACGCCGGAGACCTGGTGGCGATCGTCACCGCGACCAACGCTTTCGTCACCGCGCCGATCGCCGCCGCGCTGGGCGTGGAGCACCTGATCGCCGCCGTGCCCGAGGAAGACGAGCATGGCAACCTGACCGGCAAGCTGGTCGGCGTGCCGACGTCGGGCGCCGGCAAGGTCACGCACACCCACGCCTGGCTGGAGAAAATTGGCAAGCCGCTGTCGGCGTTCGAGAGCAGCCATTTCTACAGCGATTCGCACAACGACATTCCCCTGCTGTCCGTCGTCACCCACCCCGTTGCGACCAATCCGAACGTCGCGCTGGCAACCCACGCAACGACCCTGGGCTGGCCTTCACTTTATCTATTCAATGATTAA
- the folK gene encoding 2-amino-4-hydroxy-6-hydroxymethyldihydropteridine diphosphokinase yields the protein MIAYIGIGANLGDALANVEDALIRLAALPATTLLKRSSCWRTAPIDSSGDDYINAVACIDTPLPAPELLAALHGIELAHGRERPYRNAPRTLDLDILLYGDERIETAGLQVPHPRMHERAFVLAPLLEIAPLVNIPGRGPAQSFMAGVADQQISRID from the coding sequence ATGATCGCGTACATCGGCATCGGCGCCAACCTGGGCGACGCCCTGGCCAACGTCGAGGACGCGCTGATCCGGCTGGCCGCGCTGCCGGCCACCACGCTGTTGAAGCGATCGTCATGCTGGCGCACCGCCCCGATCGATTCCTCGGGCGACGACTACATCAACGCAGTCGCCTGTATCGACACCCCACTCCCGGCGCCCGAACTGCTGGCCGCGCTGCACGGCATCGAACTGGCGCATGGCCGCGAACGGCCCTACCGCAATGCGCCGCGCACGCTGGATCTGGATATCCTGCTCTACGGCGACGAGCGGATCGAAACCGCCGGCTTGCAGGTGCCGCATCCGCGCATGCATGAGCGCGCGTTCGTGCTGGCGCCGCTGCTGGAGATCGCGCCGCTGGTCAACATACCGGGACGCGGTCCGGCGCAAAGCTTCATGGCGGGCGTCGCCGATCAGCAAATCAGCCGGATCGACTGA
- the pcnB gene encoding polynucleotide adenylyltransferase PcnB, with the protein MINKFIRKILGVKTPARDLTEPVILGPDDHKIDPRLVSSNAIRVTSTLQDAGFKAFVVGGAVRDLLLGVKPKDFDIATDATPEQVKRLFRRAFIIGRRFQIVHVMFGQDLLEVTTFRGAGDMNAPKDEHGRVLRDNSFGPQHEDAMRRDFTINAMYYDPATQQVLDYHGGIQDIRDKVLRIIGQPEARYREDPVRMLRVVRFAARLRFTIEPTTRAPISVMAPLIDNVPAARVFDEMLKLLMSGHALACLQQLRKEGLHHGLLPLLDVVLEQPIGMKFVTLALESTDNRVKAGKGVSPGFLFASLLWHQVVEKWTAYRAAGESPIPALHLAADDVLDAQTEQLALQRKIASDMRDIWSMQPRFERRNGKAPYKLLEHLRFRAGYDFLLLRCESGEIDMELGEWWTAFYEGDAETREKLLTSERAAPAGAKRKRAPRRGPRKSGGERAEGAVAAGSGEE; encoded by the coding sequence ATGATTAATAAATTCATCCGCAAGATCCTCGGCGTCAAAACGCCAGCGCGCGACCTGACCGAGCCCGTCATCCTCGGGCCGGACGACCATAAAATCGATCCGAGACTGGTGTCGTCGAACGCGATCCGGGTGACCTCCACGCTGCAGGACGCCGGCTTCAAGGCTTTTGTGGTCGGCGGCGCCGTGCGCGACTTGCTGCTGGGGGTGAAACCGAAGGACTTCGACATCGCCACAGACGCCACGCCAGAGCAGGTCAAGCGCCTGTTCCGGCGCGCCTTCATCATCGGCCGGCGCTTCCAGATCGTGCACGTGATGTTCGGCCAGGACCTGCTGGAGGTGACCACCTTCCGCGGCGCCGGCGACATGAACGCGCCGAAGGATGAACATGGCCGCGTCCTGCGCGACAACAGCTTCGGGCCGCAGCACGAGGACGCGATGCGGCGCGACTTCACCATCAACGCGATGTACTACGACCCGGCCACCCAGCAGGTGCTGGACTACCACGGCGGCATCCAGGATATCCGCGACAAGGTCCTGCGCATCATCGGCCAGCCGGAAGCGCGCTACCGCGAAGACCCGGTGCGCATGCTGCGCGTGGTGCGCTTCGCCGCGCGCCTGCGCTTCACCATCGAGCCGACCACGCGCGCGCCGATCTCGGTGATGGCGCCGCTGATCGACAACGTGCCGGCCGCGCGCGTGTTCGACGAGATGCTCAAGCTGCTCATGAGCGGCCACGCGCTGGCCTGCCTGCAGCAGCTGCGCAAGGAAGGCCTGCACCACGGCCTGCTGCCGCTGCTCGACGTCGTGCTGGAGCAGCCGATCGGCATGAAGTTCGTCACGCTGGCGCTGGAGTCGACCGACAACCGCGTCAAGGCCGGCAAGGGCGTCTCGCCCGGCTTCCTGTTTGCCTCGCTGCTGTGGCACCAGGTGGTCGAGAAGTGGACCGCCTACCGCGCCGCCGGCGAATCGCCGATCCCGGCGCTGCACCTGGCCGCCGACGACGTACTCGACGCGCAGACCGAACAACTGGCCTTGCAGCGCAAGATCGCCTCCGACATGCGCGACATCTGGTCGATGCAGCCGCGCTTCGAGCGCCGCAACGGCAAGGCGCCGTACAAGCTGCTCGAGCACCTGCGCTTCCGCGCCGGCTACGACTTCCTGCTGCTGCGCTGCGAGTCCGGCGAGATCGACATGGAGCTGGGCGAGTGGTGGACCGCGTTCTATGAAGGCGACGCCGAGACGCGCGAAAAGCTGCTCACCAGCGAGCGCGCCGCGCCAGCCGGTGCGAAACGCAAGCGCGCGCCGCGCCGTGGCCCGCGCAAGAGCGGCGGCGAGCGTGCCGAAGGCGCAGTCGCGGCGGGCAGCGGCGAGGAATGA
- a CDS encoding AI-2E family transporter has protein sequence MPFPFTPEQKQTAFWLGLWLAFVVLLYALGPVLTPFIAAAILAYALNGGVDYLSSRRIGRYPLPRALAVVLVMLLFLSGVSALVLIVVPVLQTEVPLLMAQIPAFLVKLDQVLTPKLNAMGIKVTLDGSGIRALLSQQFASGGDEIWTTVLSSARIGGTRVLGWIATLILIPVVLFYLLLDWHKMLATISGAVPRRWVVQTVGMAQEVNVLLAQYLRGQLLVMLVLAAYYSIGLSIAGFDVALPVGILTGLLVFIPYLGFGLGLMLALIAAVLQFPGWSGLISVAVIYGAGQVIEGFFLTPRLVGERIGLNPLAVIFALLAFGQLFGFVGVLLALPASAVLMVAFRHLRHHYLRSSFYNA, from the coding sequence ATGCCATTTCCCTTCACGCCAGAACAGAAGCAAACCGCGTTTTGGCTGGGTCTGTGGCTGGCGTTCGTCGTGCTGCTGTATGCGCTGGGGCCGGTGCTCACGCCCTTCATCGCCGCCGCGATCCTGGCGTATGCGCTCAACGGCGGCGTCGATTACCTGTCCAGCCGGCGCATCGGCCGCTATCCGCTGCCGCGCGCGCTGGCCGTCGTGCTGGTGATGCTGCTGTTCCTGTCCGGCGTTTCCGCGCTGGTGCTGATCGTGGTGCCGGTGCTGCAGACCGAGGTGCCTCTGCTGATGGCGCAAATCCCGGCCTTCCTGGTCAAGCTCGACCAGGTGCTCACGCCGAAGCTGAACGCCATGGGCATCAAGGTCACGCTCGACGGCAGCGGCATCCGCGCCCTGCTCAGCCAGCAGTTCGCCAGCGGCGGCGACGAAATCTGGACCACCGTGCTGTCGTCGGCGCGCATCGGCGGCACCCGCGTGCTGGGCTGGATCGCCACCCTGATCCTGATCCCGGTGGTGCTGTTCTACCTGCTGCTCGACTGGCACAAGATGCTTGCCACCATCAGCGGCGCCGTGCCGCGCCGCTGGGTGGTGCAGACCGTGGGCATGGCGCAGGAAGTGAACGTGCTGCTGGCCCAGTACCTGCGCGGCCAGCTCCTGGTGATGCTGGTGCTGGCGGCCTACTACTCGATCGGCCTGTCGATCGCCGGCTTCGACGTCGCCCTGCCGGTCGGCATCCTGACCGGCCTGCTGGTGTTCATCCCATATTTGGGTTTCGGCCTGGGCCTGATGCTGGCGCTGATCGCCGCGGTGCTGCAGTTCCCCGGCTGGAGCGGCCTGATCTCGGTGGCCGTGATCTACGGCGCCGGCCAAGTCATCGAAGGCTTTTTCCTCACGCCGCGGCTGGTCGGCGAGCGCATCGGCCTGAATCCGCTGGCGGTGATCTTCGCCCTGCTCGCCTTCGGCCAGTTGTTCGGTTTCGTCGGCGTACTGCTCGCTTTGCCGGCCTCGGCGGTGCTGATGGTGGCGTTTCGCCACCTGCGCCACCACTACTTGCGCAGCAGCTTCTATAATGCGTGA
- the hda gene encoding DnaA regulatory inactivator Hda — protein MKQLVLDLGADQAQSLDSFEVGQNAELAHLMHQFAGRSSREHFAYLWGEAAAGKTHLLHALAATPASRYIGAGAPESAFAYSPDISLYLLDDCAKLSPQAQIEAFALFNQIRENGAYMVSTGPVPPAVLPVREDLRTRMGWGLVYQIHGLSDEEKIAALTHAADARGLTLSASVLPYLLSHFRRDMRSLSTMLDALDQYSLETQRPVTLPLLRDLLQQANREEDDEA, from the coding sequence ATGAAACAGCTGGTGCTCGATTTAGGCGCAGACCAGGCGCAAAGCCTCGATTCCTTCGAGGTAGGACAAAATGCCGAACTGGCGCACCTGATGCACCAGTTCGCGGGACGCAGCTCGCGTGAACACTTCGCCTACCTGTGGGGCGAAGCGGCGGCCGGCAAGACCCACCTGCTGCACGCGCTGGCCGCCACGCCGGCCTCGCGCTACATCGGCGCCGGCGCGCCGGAGTCGGCGTTCGCCTATTCGCCCGACATCAGCCTGTACCTGCTCGACGACTGCGCCAAGCTGTCGCCGCAGGCGCAGATCGAAGCGTTCGCCCTGTTCAACCAGATCCGCGAGAACGGCGCCTACATGGTCTCCACCGGCCCGGTGCCGCCGGCTGTGCTGCCGGTGCGCGAGGACCTGCGCACGCGCATGGGCTGGGGCCTGGTGTACCAGATCCACGGCCTGTCCGACGAAGAGAAGATCGCCGCGCTGACCCATGCGGCCGACGCCCGCGGACTGACCCTGTCGGCCAGCGTGTTACCCTACCTGCTGTCCCATTTTCGGCGCGACATGCGCTCCCTGTCGACGATGCTAGACGCCCTCGACCAGTATTCCCTCGAAACCCAGCGTCCCGTCACGCTGCCGCTGCTGCGCGACCTGCTGCAGCAGGCCAACCGCGAAGAGGACGACGAAGCATGA